The Desulfosoma caldarium genome has a window encoding:
- a CDS encoding menaquinone biosynthesis decarboxylase, protein MKTAYKNLGDFVQALEKEGELLRIQAPVSRDLEITQITDIMCKSPGGGKALLFENVLESPFPVLTNAFGSEKRITMALGVRHLDDLAARVRRFLEIEPPKSLAHALRLLPLGLDLLRFVPRKVRTAPCQDVVLRGPDLDLNRLPVLKCWPKDGGPFVTLPVVITRSLKTGKRNAGMYRLQVYDAKTTGMHWHIHKDGSHYFQEYRAARKPMPVAVAVGTDPATTYAATAPLPRGVDEMILSGFIRQAPVPMTRAVTVPLDVPAEAEFILEGYVDPEELRVEGPFGDHTGYYSLTDLYPVFHLTAITHRKHPIYPATVVGRPPMEDCYLAKATERLFLPLLQTVLPEIKDYWLPWEGVFHNITVVAMEKEYPGHGRKVMSALWGQGQMSFCKALVMVDAHVDLHRPDRVLETVLNNVDLERDLYITEGVLDVLDHSAPQPLFGGKVGLDATARLASEPQRPQRARPESWPDDAQLLAKARQISERFTGCRRVKLDVLNPVLLLNVIKDGTASARSLAPALMEADALKPVTIFVLYDQDIALQDGSLVLWKLFNNVDPLRDIVRKGSRLVVDATKKGPEDGHLRPWPDDIVMDPEVVQRVRRRAQELGIAAYLD, encoded by the coding sequence ATGAAAACCGCCTATAAGAATCTAGGAGATTTCGTCCAAGCTCTGGAAAAAGAAGGGGAACTGCTGCGCATACAGGCGCCTGTGTCCCGGGATTTGGAAATCACCCAAATCACCGACATCATGTGCAAAAGCCCGGGTGGCGGCAAAGCGCTTTTGTTTGAAAATGTGCTAGAATCTCCCTTTCCGGTGCTCACCAATGCCTTCGGCAGCGAAAAACGCATCACCATGGCCTTGGGGGTGCGCCACCTGGACGACTTGGCGGCTCGCGTGCGGCGATTCCTTGAAATAGAACCTCCCAAATCGCTGGCCCACGCGCTTCGATTGCTACCTCTGGGCCTGGATCTGTTGCGTTTTGTCCCTCGAAAGGTTCGCACGGCTCCCTGTCAGGACGTGGTGCTTCGCGGACCCGATCTGGACTTGAACCGGTTGCCTGTGCTCAAATGCTGGCCCAAAGACGGAGGGCCCTTTGTGACTCTTCCCGTTGTGATCACACGCAGCCTCAAGACCGGCAAGCGCAATGCAGGCATGTACCGGCTTCAAGTATACGATGCCAAGACCACAGGCATGCACTGGCATATTCATAAGGATGGGTCCCATTATTTTCAGGAATACCGAGCAGCCCGCAAACCCATGCCCGTGGCCGTGGCCGTGGGAACCGATCCGGCGACCACCTACGCCGCAACGGCTCCGTTGCCTCGCGGTGTGGATGAAATGATCCTTTCGGGATTCATTCGTCAAGCTCCCGTGCCCATGACCCGCGCCGTGACCGTGCCGCTGGACGTGCCGGCTGAAGCGGAATTTATTCTGGAAGGCTACGTGGATCCCGAGGAACTTCGAGTGGAAGGGCCATTTGGCGATCACACGGGTTATTACTCCCTTACGGACCTTTACCCGGTCTTTCATCTGACGGCCATCACGCACCGCAAGCATCCCATTTACCCGGCCACCGTCGTGGGGCGCCCTCCCATGGAAGATTGTTACCTGGCCAAGGCCACGGAACGGCTTTTTCTCCCTTTGCTCCAGACGGTTTTACCGGAAATCAAGGACTACTGGCTTCCATGGGAGGGGGTTTTTCACAATATTACGGTGGTCGCCATGGAAAAGGAATATCCCGGCCACGGACGCAAAGTCATGAGCGCCCTGTGGGGGCAAGGCCAGATGAGTTTTTGCAAGGCCTTGGTCATGGTGGATGCCCATGTGGATCTGCATCGCCCCGATAGGGTTCTGGAAACGGTGCTCAACAACGTGGATCTGGAGCGGGATCTTTACATTACGGAAGGGGTTCTGGACGTATTGGACCACAGTGCTCCGCAACCGCTCTTTGGCGGCAAAGTCGGCTTGGACGCCACCGCTCGACTTGCTTCGGAACCCCAAAGACCTCAACGGGCTCGGCCAGAATCATGGCCGGACGATGCGCAACTTCTCGCGAAGGCTCGCCAAATCAGCGAAAGGTTCACAGGTTGCCGACGGGTGAAGCTGGACGTTTTGAATCCCGTTTTGTTGCTCAACGTGATCAAGGACGGCACCGCGTCCGCCCGTTCCCTGGCACCGGCCTTGATGGAAGCCGATGCGCTAAAGCCCGTGACCATTTTCGTGCTTTATGATCAGGACATCGCCCTGCAGGATGGGTCCTTGGTCCTATGGAAACTCTTCAACAATGTGGACCCGCTTCGGGATATCGTCCGCAAGGGCTCTCGCCTCGTTGTCGATGCCACGAAAAAAGGTCCAGAAGACGGACATCTACGGCCTTGGCCCGACGACATCGTCATGGACCCTGAAGTGGTCCAGCGCGTACGGCGCCGAGCCCAAGAACTGGGTATTGCAGCCTATCTCGACTGA
- the ubiE gene encoding bifunctional demethylmenaquinone methyltransferase/2-methoxy-6-polyprenyl-1,4-benzoquinol methylase UbiE — MSQVSLEKSPHRMGSMFNRIARTYDLLNHALSLGLDLWWRRQAVHALWRLAPHAQRVLDVATGTGDLAFAALRRRPHVTVIGVDVACNMLRLAATKRRAASVSTTRYGLVAADALKMPFPDESFDALMIAYGIRNLPDMPGAFREFRRVLRPKGYLLILEFTLPRHPLLKKAYLLYFEKILPRLGGWVSRDREAYRYLPASVGAFISPETMSRLGAAHGFTTCCIKPLTAGITYYWIGRCAKDAL; from the coding sequence GTGTCGCAAGTGTCCCTGGAAAAGAGTCCGCACCGCATGGGGTCCATGTTCAATCGCATCGCCAGGACCTATGACCTGCTCAATCATGCCCTCTCTCTGGGTCTGGACCTGTGGTGGCGCCGCCAGGCGGTACACGCCCTCTGGCGCTTGGCACCCCATGCGCAACGGGTGTTGGATGTGGCCACGGGAACGGGAGATCTGGCCTTTGCGGCCTTGCGAAGGCGTCCTCACGTGACGGTGATCGGCGTAGACGTCGCTTGCAACATGCTGCGCCTGGCCGCAACAAAACGCCGCGCCGCCTCCGTTTCTACGACCCGCTACGGCCTCGTGGCCGCAGACGCTCTAAAAATGCCCTTTCCCGACGAATCCTTTGATGCACTCATGATCGCCTACGGCATTCGTAACCTGCCCGATATGCCCGGAGCCTTTCGAGAATTTCGCCGCGTCCTTCGTCCCAAAGGCTATTTGCTTATATTGGAATTTACCCTACCGCGGCATCCTCTTTTGAAAAAGGCTTATCTGCTTTACTTTGAAAAAATTCTTCCACGCCTCGGCGGTTGGGTGTCTCGAGACCGGGAAGCGTACCGCTATTTGCCCGCGTCCGTGGGGGCCTTTATCAGTCCGGAGACCATGAGTCGCCTTGGGGCGGCACACGGTTTTACCACATGTTGCATAAAGCCTCTCACGGCTGGGATCACCTATTATTGGATCGGCCGTTGCGCAAAGGATGCCTTATGA
- a CDS encoding UbiA-like polyprenyltransferase produces MRSLHTYAKLIKFSHTVFALPFALAAVTLAHMEKPLTIPTLFWVVLAMVGARSAAMGFNRLVDVRFDRLNPRTANRPSVTGEISVQAMVGFVAGSSLVFLVSAAMLGPLCLKLALPCLAVLFGYSYTKRFTAASHMYLGAAIGLAPLGAWIAVTGSLDARILLLSAALMTYIAGFDILYACQDVDFDRSIGLYSLPSRWGIPRALRFSEALHATTVVCLLGLGLAFQRGRIFYLFLCVIAGLLVLEHWLVRPHRLNHIPIAFFHVNSLVSILLLAAVWLDVLWPT; encoded by the coding sequence ATGCGATCCCTGCACACCTACGCAAAGCTCATCAAATTCAGCCACACCGTTTTCGCTCTACCCTTTGCCCTGGCTGCCGTCACCTTGGCTCACATGGAAAAGCCCTTGACAATCCCGACGCTTTTCTGGGTTGTTCTGGCCATGGTGGGAGCCCGTTCGGCGGCCATGGGTTTCAACCGTTTGGTGGATGTCCGCTTTGATCGTTTAAATCCCAGAACGGCCAATCGGCCGTCGGTCACCGGAGAGATTTCCGTTCAAGCCATGGTCGGGTTCGTTGCGGGCTCTTCGCTCGTGTTCCTGGTGAGCGCCGCCATGCTGGGACCCCTCTGCCTGAAGCTGGCCCTTCCCTGCCTCGCCGTGCTCTTTGGGTATTCCTACACCAAACGGTTCACGGCAGCCTCTCACATGTACCTGGGCGCCGCCATCGGACTGGCCCCCCTAGGCGCCTGGATCGCGGTCACCGGATCCTTGGATGCACGGATTCTTCTGCTCTCTGCGGCTCTCATGACCTACATCGCCGGTTTTGACATTCTCTATGCGTGCCAGGATGTGGATTTTGACAGATCCATCGGGTTGTACAGCCTGCCCTCCCGGTGGGGCATTCCCCGGGCCTTGCGTTTTTCCGAGGCACTGCACGCCACGACCGTCGTCTGCCTTTTAGGCTTGGGGCTGGCTTTTCAAAGGGGTCGCATCTTTTACCTTTTTCTTTGCGTCATTGCAGGCCTTCTTGTCCTGGAACACTGGCTCGTGCGGCCGCATCGGCTCAACCATATCCCCATTGCCTTTTTCCATGTCAACAGCCTGGTTTCCATTCTTTTGCTCGCTGCCGTGTGGCTGGATGTCCTGTGGCCAACGTAG